ACTTTGTATCATCTTTGTGGTATACTCCTCGGCGCGGGAGCGCATCGCAGCACATCGCAGCAACGCCCTGGGTTGTCATGGGTTGGAAGTTGTCGGTGTAGGTTTGGTTGGGAACATCGCAGCACATCGCACCCGCTCTTCAATTTCAGACTTCTGCAAACGCCGTTCCAGATCGCGCCGGCGCATCCGGAATGGCGTTTGCATTTATGCCCGGCATCTTTTCTCTGCCCCTTATCGAGCCTACAATGCTCGCTACAACGATGGAGCCGAGAGCGAAACCGACCCATGCGGCGCAGCGCGAGAACGATGAGATTCAGCGCATCAGGCGACGCATGAACGCCACCGGAATCGGGTACGCCGGCCTCGAAGGCGCATGGTGGTTGATCGCTGCGCAACCGTTCCGCCTGCCGGCCGCTGCCAGAATCGAACTCGCGAATATCGGCCGCGCCATCTTCGCGCTGTTCGACGCTGTCGCCGACGCCTATGCGGCAGACGACGATGCGCGGTCGCTGCTGAACGCCAAAATTCCCGCCGACATCCCACGCGCGATCAGCGCCCAACGCGTCCGATCGGTTCGCCCCGACTTCCAGCTGCGCTTCGACCCAGCCGGCGCGCCCTACTTCATCGCGACCGAGTTGGAGATATGCCCATCGGCGCATGGCGCTGCACACGCCATGCAGGTCGGCTACGGCCTACACACCGACCTGGCCGACGCATTTGCGCGCTTCCTCGGTAGGCGCGAGCTTTGGATCGCATTTGCAAGCGCCTGGAGCGAGTTTCTGTTTGATCAACTGACTTTCTGTCGCGCGCTGGCCGAACGCGGCATCCGCGCGCGGCTGTTGCTCGACACCCCATTTGCAACGCTCGCCGAACGCATCGCGCGTCATGAGCTATGGCGTCCACCGATGTTCGGCGTTCCCGTGTTGCCACCAGACTGGCGCACGGATGTGGCCGCCCGCATCGAGCAACATGGCTTCGACGCATTCATTCCGAACGGCGAGGCGAACTGGCCGGACGCGGCCGAGGCGGCGGTCGCTTTTCGATTCGGCTACCTCGACTGCTTCGCGGCGGATAGACGGGCATGCATGCAACGGTGGGAAGCGTGCGACGCCGCGTTCTTGAACCCCACATCGTTCATCTTCGACAGCAAGGTCGTCATGGCTGCGCTGGGCCTGCTGCCCGTGCGGCAGCGCATCGCAGCTCACCACCTCGCTGTGTTGGACCGGTGCATCCCAGAGACGCGCTTGCTGACGCCGGATGCGATTCCGCAGCTTCAACGTGAGCGACATGCATGGGTGCTCAAGTTTGCCGGCTACGATGGAGGCCAGCGCGCCTGGGGCGGACGCAGCTTGCAGGTTGGCGCGCTGCACACGACCGAGTCTTGGCAGGGCGTCCTGCGCTGTTACCTCGACCTGCCCTTCCCCGTCGTCGCCCAGCGCGCTGTGCCGTCGGCGCGGGTTGACCTTGACTACGCCGACGCCAACGGCGAGCGGCGTCGGATGCACGGCGGCAACACACGCTTGCGCTGTTTCATGTTGCGCGAGGGCGACGACGCCGTAGTTTGCGGCGCGCATCTCACGGCATCCGATCACCAGGCGCAGGTATCCGAGGGCATCGGCGCGATTCAGGCGCCGGTGACGTTTGACGGCTGAATGGACCTCTTCGATCCACGCTGCACACGCCGCCCGGATACGTCGTTGCTGTATCGCCGCGAGGACGCGAACGACGTGCGGCTGGGCGAAGTCGTTCGCACGGGCACGGCGGACTACGCCGACGCGGCTGTGGTCATTCTCGGCTGCCCGCAGGACGAGGGGGTGCAGCGCAACGGCGGCCGGCGGGGCGCGGCGCTCGCCCCGACCGAGATTCGTCGCTACCTCTATCGTCTCACGGTCAACCGCCTGGACGATCTCTACCTGTTAGACCTGGGCGACACGGTGATCCAGGCATCGCTCGAGGAGACCCACGTGCTGCATCAGCGCATCGTCCGGCAGCTCATTGCAGATGGGAAGCGCCTGATCGTGCTCGGCGGCGGCAACGATATTGCGTATCCCGACTGCGCCGGGCTGGCGCAGGCGATGGGCGGTGTGCTCGCCTTCAACATTGACGCGCACTTCGACGTGCGCGCCGATGTGCCGCGCAATAGCGGCACGCCCTACCGACAGTTGCTAGCAGAGGGCCTCCTTCAGCCGACGCGCTTCTACGAGATCGGCTATCAGCCCTTCGTCAACTCGCCTATCTACGAGCGCTACCTGCGCGACCTCGGTGTTCACCTCATCAGCCTGTCCGATCTGCGTCGCCGAGGCATCGAGTCCACCTTCGACCCCATTCTCAACTCTCGATTTTCGACGCTCAATTTCTTTTGGGGCTTCGACCTCGACGCCGTTCGCACTGCCGACGCACCGGGCGTAAGCGCGCCGAATCCGATGGGCATGACCGCCGACGAGTTCTGCCAAATCGCCGCGATCGCCGGCCGCGACCCGCGCACCCGCATCGTCGAGTTCACCGAAGTCAACCCGACCTACGATGTGGACGGGCGCACCGCGCGGCTGACGGCGGTGGCCATCTGGCACGTGCTGGCCGGGTTCGTGGGGCTTTGAGCCCGCCTCGCAGTTTGTGGGTGTGTGGATAGACACCTTGTTCACCCTCTGCTAGCATCTCCGGCATGTCACGACGTGTCACTGCGCCGCGCGGTACGCAGCTCGCCTGCAAGAACTGGCAGATCGAAGCAGCGTATCGCATGATCCAAAACAACCTCGACCCCGAGGTCGCCTTCGACCCGGACAACCTGATCGTGTACGGCGGACGGGGCAAGGCCGCCCGCAACTGGGCGTGCTTCGACGCCATCCTCGACAGCTTGCGCAACCTCGAACCCGACGAGACGCTGCTGGTGCAGTCCGGCAAGCCGGTGGCCGTGTTTCGCACGCACCCCGACGCGCCGCGCGTGCTGCTGGCCAACAGTAACATCGTGCCCAAGTGGGCCACGCAGGAGAACTTCGACCGCTGGGAGCGCGACGGGCTGATCATGTATGGCCAAATGACGGCCGGCAGTTGGATCTACATCGGCACACAAGGCATCTTGCAGGGCACGTATGAGACCTTCGGTGCGCTGGCGCGCAAGCACGGCTGGGGCACGCTGCGCGGCAAGCTGGTGCTCACCGCCGGCCTAGGCGAGATGGGCGGCGCGCAGCCGCTGGCGATCACCCTGAACGAGGGTGTGGGCGTGATCGTCGAGGTAGATCCGTGGCGCGTCGAGCGCCGGCTGCGCCTGCGCCAGCTCGATGTCGCCACCGACAACCTGGAAGAAGCCATGACCTGGGCCGAAGAGGCGAAGGCCAAAGGCGAGCCGAAGAGCATCGGCCTGATCGGCAATGCCGCCGACGTGTTGCCGCGCCTGTTGGCCTACGGCGTCACGCCCGACGTGGTGACCGATCAGACCAGCGCGCACGATGTGATGGTGGGCTACATTCCGGCAGGGTTGACCTTGGACGAAGCCAACGCCTTGCGTCTTGCGTCTCCCGACCAGTACAAGCAGCGCGTGATGGACAGCATCGCCGCGCACGTCCGCGCCATGCTGGAGTTCCAGCGGCGCGGCAGCGTGGTCTTCGACTACGGCAACAACCTGCGCCAGCGCGCCCTCGATGCCGGCGTGAGCGATGCATTCAGCTACCCTGGCTTCGTGCCCGCCTACATTCGCCCGCTGTTCTGCGAGGGCAAAGGCCCGTTCCGCTGGGTGGCGCTCAGCGGCGACCCGGAGGACATCTATAAAACCGACCGCGCAGTGATGGATCTGTTCCCGGAGAACGAACATCTCGTCCGCTGGCTGAGGATGGCCGGTGAGAAAGTGACCTTTCAAGGTTTGCCGGCGCGCATCTGTTGGCTCGGCTACGGCGAGCGGGCCAAGGCCGGCTTGCGGTTCAACGAGATGGTGGCCTGCGGCGAGCTGCGCGCACCGATCGTCATCGGCCGCGACCACCTGGATAGCGGCAGCGTGGCCAGCCCCAACCGCGAGACCGAGGCGATGAAGGACGGCAGCGACGCAATTGCCGACTGGCCGCTGCTCAACGCGCTGATCAACGCGGTGAACGGTGCGACATGGGTGAGCATCCACCATGGTGGCGGGGTGGGCATCGGCTACAGCATTCACGCCGGCCAGGTCATCGTCGCCGATGGCACACCCGAGGCCGCGCGCCGGCTGGAGCGCGTGCTCACCAGCGACCCCGGCATGGGGATCGCCCGTCACGCCGATGCCGGCTATGACGAAGCGATCGCGTTCGCACAAGCGCACGGCGTGAAGATTCCCATGCTGAAGTGCGCAGGCATGTAGCCTGTGCCTACAGAGGACGCCTGTTAAGGTAACATTTCGGCCAATGCAATCGTTGCTGTCATGGCTGAAGCGGCCGCATGTGGCCACGGCCGCGTGCATCGCTCTGCTCATGCTGCTGCCGATGACGTTGTTCGTTCCGGTGACCATCGGCAGCTCCACCCTCCTCCCCGCAGACAACCTGTTCGCCTGGCAGCCGTTCAAATCTGCCGCTGCGGCGTTCGGCATCACCGTTCCCCAAAACGAGCTGCTCTCCGACCTGATTCTGGAGAACTATCCCTGGAAGCGCTTCATTATCAGATCGCTCGCCAACGGTGAGTTGCCGCTGTGGAACCCATACTTGTTCGCCGGCGTGCCCTTTCTGGCCGCGGGCCAGCACTCGGCGATGTATCCGTTCAGCCTGCTGTACTACGTGCTGCCGCTAGAGAAGGCCTACGGTTGGTTCACCGTGCTGCAACTCGGGCTGGCCGGCGTCTTCACCTTCGTCTTCATGCAGACGCTTGGTGTGCGGCGCTACGGGGCGCTCTTCGCCGGCGTGGCTTACCAGTTGAGCGGCTTCTTCGTAGTCTCGGTGGTCTTCCAGATGATCATCGCCGCCGCGGCGTGGCTGCCGCTCATCCTGGCCATGTGCGAGCGCGTGATTCGGCAGTCGCCCGCGCTGGGCAACCGGCCCTCGTCCATGCCCTGGGTCGTGATCGGCGCGCTGGCCATTGCGATGGTCATCCTGGCCGGCCACGTCGAGATCCTCGCCTATACGCTGATCGTGACCGCGCTGTTCTGCCTGTGGCGCGTGAGCACCGTGATCGGCTTCCGCAACC
The window above is part of the Candidatus Roseilinea sp. genome. Proteins encoded here:
- a CDS encoding arginase, translated to MDLFDPRCTRRPDTSLLYRREDANDVRLGEVVRTGTADYADAAVVILGCPQDEGVQRNGGRRGAALAPTEIRRYLYRLTVNRLDDLYLLDLGDTVIQASLEETHVLHQRIVRQLIADGKRLIVLGGGNDIAYPDCAGLAQAMGGVLAFNIDAHFDVRADVPRNSGTPYRQLLAEGLLQPTRFYEIGYQPFVNSPIYERYLRDLGVHLISLSDLRRRGIESTFDPILNSRFSTLNFFWGFDLDAVRTADAPGVSAPNPMGMTADEFCQIAAIAGRDPRTRIVEFTEVNPTYDVDGRTARLTAVAIWHVLAGFVGL
- the hutU gene encoding urocanate hydratase, translating into MSRRVTAPRGTQLACKNWQIEAAYRMIQNNLDPEVAFDPDNLIVYGGRGKAARNWACFDAILDSLRNLEPDETLLVQSGKPVAVFRTHPDAPRVLLANSNIVPKWATQENFDRWERDGLIMYGQMTAGSWIYIGTQGILQGTYETFGALARKHGWGTLRGKLVLTAGLGEMGGAQPLAITLNEGVGVIVEVDPWRVERRLRLRQLDVATDNLEEAMTWAEEAKAKGEPKSIGLIGNAADVLPRLLAYGVTPDVVTDQTSAHDVMVGYIPAGLTLDEANALRLASPDQYKQRVMDSIAAHVRAMLEFQRRGSVVFDYGNNLRQRALDAGVSDAFSYPGFVPAYIRPLFCEGKGPFRWVALSGDPEDIYKTDRAVMDLFPENEHLVRWLRMAGEKVTFQGLPARICWLGYGERAKAGLRFNEMVACGELRAPIVIGRDHLDSGSVASPNRETEAMKDGSDAIADWPLLNALINAVNGATWVSIHHGGGVGIGYSIHAGQVIVADGTPEAARRLERVLTSDPGMGIARHADAGYDEAIAFAQAHGVKIPMLKCAGM